A genomic stretch from Aminobacter aminovorans includes:
- a CDS encoding GYD domain-containing protein has protein sequence MSAPTTQRYVSLMRLTDKGLAELSGSVDRRKVSEERVAALGGKSIAFYATLGSYDFVQVFEMPSNEAMMQYVLTARRDGFVDPLILPAFDPPTYGGIVERVLQ, from the coding sequence ATGTCGGCACCGACAACACAGAGATACGTTTCGCTGATGCGCCTGACCGACAAGGGCCTCGCCGAACTCAGTGGCAGCGTCGACCGCCGCAAGGTCAGCGAGGAGCGCGTGGCAGCGCTTGGGGGCAAGTCGATCGCCTTCTACGCCACGCTGGGAAGCTATGACTTCGTTCAGGTTTTCGAGATGCCGAGCAACGAGGCGATGATGCAATACGTGCTCACTGCCCGCCGCGACGGCTTCGTCGATCCGCTTATCCTGCCGGCATTCGATCCGCCGACTTACGGCGGCATTGTCGAGCGCGTCCTGCAATA
- a CDS encoding cysteine hydrolase family protein, whose translation MIKAIPFNFPYDGNFVAANTALVVIDLQEDFLSTTGYFAKHGYDPTPLRAILPTVNRLIAAARAAGLKIIHTRQGYRADMADMTPYEKWRRKRAGIEGTEILLRSSPGFHIVAEIDVAAEDIIVDKTCNGAFTYTDFEHVLRAQGITHLLFSGCTTDVCVHTTLREACDRNFQCLTISDACASGDQRAHEAALHMVTVENGIFGALSDSAAVIEALQDLSGKAS comes from the coding sequence ATGATCAAGGCTATCCCATTCAATTTTCCCTATGACGGCAATTTCGTCGCCGCAAACACCGCCCTTGTCGTCATCGATCTGCAGGAAGACTTCCTGTCGACGACAGGCTACTTCGCCAAGCATGGTTATGATCCGACGCCGCTGCGGGCGATCCTGCCGACAGTCAACCGGCTGATTGCCGCCGCGCGCGCCGCCGGTCTCAAGATCATCCACACGCGCCAGGGCTACCGGGCGGACATGGCCGACATGACGCCCTACGAGAAGTGGCGGCGCAAGCGGGCCGGCATCGAAGGCACCGAGATCCTGCTGCGCTCCAGCCCTGGCTTCCATATCGTTGCGGAAATCGATGTCGCGGCCGAAGACATCATCGTCGACAAGACCTGTAACGGCGCCTTCACCTACACCGATTTCGAACATGTGCTGCGCGCGCAGGGCATCACCCATCTATTGTTTTCGGGTTGCACCACGGACGTCTGCGTCCACACCACGCTGCGCGAAGCCTGCGACCGCAATTTCCAGTGCCTGACGATTTCTGACGCATGCGCCAGCGGAGACCAGCGGGCGCATGAGGCCGCGCTGCATATGGTTACCGTCGAGAACGGCATCTTTGGCGCGCTTTCCGATTCAGCCGCTGTCATCGAGGCCCTGCAGGATTTGTCGGGGAAGGCGAGCTGA